One Rossellomorea aquimaris DNA window includes the following coding sequences:
- a CDS encoding heme A synthase produces MHKGVHKGLKWLAVLTTLGMLFVLLGGALVTKTESGMGCGRSWPLCNGQLIPSDITFELVIELAHRVVSGGVGLLVLALSIWSWRAIGYKRETKFLAALSFFFLVLQGLIGAAAVLWGQSDFVLALHFGISLISFASILLLTLLIFEVDQKFDANALVINKRMRFHTIGVTLYSYIVVYTGALVRHTDSSLVCKDWPLCVNSSPGLPSNLYEWIQMGHRTAAGLIFLWIAYITYIAIKEHKHQKVIYWGWIIAFTLVSLQVMSGALVVFTRLNLGIALLHALIISCLFGLLCYFILLISRSKLKA; encoded by the coding sequence TTGCATAAAGGTGTCCACAAAGGATTAAAGTGGCTTGCCGTTCTCACTACTCTTGGTATGTTATTTGTTCTATTGGGAGGAGCCCTCGTTACGAAGACCGAATCTGGCATGGGCTGCGGACGATCTTGGCCACTATGTAACGGACAATTGATACCAAGCGATATTACGTTCGAGCTTGTCATAGAATTGGCCCACCGGGTTGTCTCCGGTGGTGTAGGATTATTAGTATTGGCATTATCGATATGGTCATGGAGAGCAATTGGATATAAGCGTGAAACAAAATTCCTTGCTGCACTCTCTTTCTTTTTCTTAGTATTACAAGGTCTAATCGGAGCTGCCGCTGTACTCTGGGGGCAATCGGACTTCGTACTTGCACTGCATTTTGGGATTTCTCTTATATCATTTGCTTCAATTCTATTGTTAACGCTTCTGATTTTTGAAGTCGATCAGAAATTTGATGCCAACGCATTGGTCATTAATAAACGTATGAGATTCCATACAATAGGAGTCACTTTATATAGTTACATTGTTGTTTATACCGGTGCTTTAGTCAGACACACGGATTCGAGCTTAGTGTGTAAAGATTGGCCGTTATGTGTCAACTCGTCTCCGGGTCTGCCCTCCAATCTGTATGAGTGGATTCAAATGGGGCATCGGACAGCAGCAGGACTCATTTTCTTATGGATTGCTTATATCACATATATTGCGATTAAAGAACATAAGCACCAAAAGGTTATTTACTGGGGATGGATCATCGCATTTACACTGGTATCCCTTCAAGTCATGTCCGGAGCACTCGTGGTGTTCACAAGGTTAAACTTGGGAATCGCTTTATTGCACGCTTTGATCATCTCTTGTCTATTTGGATTACTATGTTACTTTATCCTGCTCATTTCAAGAAGTAAGCTGAAAGCATAA
- the cyoE gene encoding heme o synthase: MSSRMMTNAQEADLTTSTAWKDFLALIKIGIVNSNLITTFTGMWLAFYFTNTHFLNSLDTMFLTLIGSSLIIAGSCSINNVYDRDIDPLMERTKGRPTVTGKINAPKALSLGLIMIAVGIIMLFMTTVTAGVIGIIGVFSYVVLYTMWSKRKYVSNTIVGSISGAVPPLIGWSAVDANLDIIAWVLFLMMFIWQPPHFYALAMKRVEEYRAANIPMLPVVKGFATTKHHIVAWVAALLPLPFFLMDLGIFFFILATAFNIGWLALGLAGYKMKDDIKWSKLMFVYSLNYLTILFVAMVIVTVL, from the coding sequence ATGTCTAGTCGAATGATGACTAACGCTCAAGAAGCAGATTTGACAACCTCAACTGCTTGGAAGGATTTTTTAGCACTAATCAAAATTGGTATCGTTAATTCAAACTTAATTACTACCTTTACAGGTATGTGGTTAGCTTTTTACTTTACTAATACACACTTTCTGAATTCTCTTGATACGATGTTCCTGACATTGATAGGTTCTTCCCTTATTATCGCAGGTTCCTGTTCCATAAATAATGTGTATGATCGAGACATCGATCCTCTGATGGAACGTACGAAGGGGCGTCCTACCGTAACAGGTAAGATCAATGCACCTAAAGCATTGTCTTTGGGATTAATAATGATTGCAGTGGGAATCATAATGTTATTTATGACCACCGTCACTGCAGGTGTGATAGGTATCATCGGGGTATTTAGTTACGTTGTATTATATACAATGTGGTCTAAGAGGAAATACGTAAGCAACACAATTGTAGGGAGTATCTCAGGTGCGGTCCCACCACTTATCGGTTGGTCAGCTGTAGATGCAAACCTGGATATCATCGCATGGGTTCTATTCCTGATGATGTTTATCTGGCAGCCACCTCATTTCTACGCTTTAGCGATGAAGAGAGTGGAAGAATACAGAGCAGCGAATATACCGATGCTTCCCGTAGTAAAGGGATTTGCTACAACGAAGCACCATATCGTTGCATGGGTTGCAGCTCTACTGCCTCTTCCATTCTTCTTGATGGATTTAGGAATCTTCTTCTTTATCCTTGCAACAGCCTTTAACATTGGCTGGCTAGCACTGGGACTCGCAGGTTACAAAATGAAAGATGATATTAAGTGGTCAAAACTTATGTTTGTCTATTCACTAAATTATTTAACTATCTTGTTCGTAGCGATGGTTATCGTTACCGTACTATAA
- the coxB gene encoding cytochrome c oxidase subunit II, whose translation MKARLSKWRLFSIVAMLALVLSGCGEPFLSTLQPAGEVAQSQYDLMILSTLIMVLVIIVVVIVYMVAIIRFRRKKGDTTIPKQVEGSHTLEIVWTVIPIILLLILAVPTVTSTFELADTKAMDKKDADGNREALVINVRANLYWWEFEYEDEKIITSQDLVVPTDQRVYFNVTASDVKHSFWIPAAGGKIDTNVDNVNTFFLEFDGEKSKEAGGLFYGKCAELCGPSHALMDFKVKALPKDEFTAWVEDMKNAGEPKPSSDLAQQGQEIFNQKCLSCHAVSPQDGRPESARLAPNLANFGERTRIAGILDHNEEELKNWLVDPEQYKPGNKMTGTYGNLQEDELDALAEYLMGLKVQD comes from the coding sequence ATGAAAGCAAGGCTATCTAAGTGGCGCTTATTCTCAATTGTAGCAATGTTAGCGCTAGTTCTTTCTGGTTGTGGAGAGCCATTTCTCTCCACATTACAGCCAGCTGGTGAAGTAGCACAGTCACAATATGATTTAATGATACTGTCTACATTAATAATGGTATTAGTAATCATTGTAGTAGTCATCGTCTATATGGTAGCGATTATTCGTTTCCGTAGAAAAAAGGGAGATACTACTATCCCGAAACAAGTTGAAGGAAGTCACACACTTGAAATCGTGTGGACAGTAATTCCAATCATCCTTCTTCTTATCCTGGCTGTTCCAACCGTAACGTCTACTTTCGAATTAGCTGATACAAAGGCTATGGATAAAAAAGACGCAGATGGTAATCGCGAAGCTTTAGTTATAAACGTTCGCGCTAATCTTTACTGGTGGGAATTTGAGTATGAGGATGAAAAAATCATCACTTCACAGGATTTAGTTGTACCAACCGATCAAAGGGTTTACTTCAATGTTACAGCTTCTGACGTTAAGCACTCTTTCTGGATTCCAGCTGCTGGAGGAAAGATTGATACAAACGTCGACAACGTAAACACATTCTTCCTTGAATTTGATGGAGAAAAGTCTAAAGAAGCAGGCGGATTATTCTACGGAAAATGTGCTGAGCTATGTGGACCTTCTCATGCTTTAATGGACTTCAAAGTAAAAGCGCTTCCTAAGGACGAGTTTACGGCATGGGTAGAAGATATGAAAAATGCAGGAGAACCTAAACCATCTTCTGATTTAGCTCAACAAGGACAAGAAATCTTCAACCAAAAATGCTTAAGCTGTCACGCAGTATCTCCACAGGATGGACGTCCGGAATCAGCTCGTCTTGCTCCTAACTTAGCAAACTTTGGTGAGCGTACTCGAATCGCAGGTATACTGGATCACAATGAAGAAGAGTTGAAAAATTGGCTGGTAGATCCTGAGCAGTATAAGCCAGGTAACAAAATGACAGGTACATATGGTAACCTGCAGGAAGACGAACTTGATGCCCTTGCAGAATATCTGATGGGATTGAAAGTTCAAGATTAA
- the ctaD gene encoding cytochrome c oxidase subunit I, with product MSSYAQKKGFGATVWDYLTTVDHKKIAILYLMAGGFFFLVGGLEALIIRIQLAVPNNDFVSAGLYNEVLTMHGTTMIFLAAMPLIFAFMNAVVPLQIGARDVAFPFLNSLGFWLFFAGGVFLNLSWFLGGAPDAGWTSYASLSMASKGHGIDFYVLGLQISGAGTLIGGINFLVTIINMRAPGMTYMRMPLFTWTVFVTSALILFAFPALTVGLFLMLFDRMFGSNFFDVANGGNTIIWEHFFWIFGHPEVYILVLPAFGIFSEIIPHFSRKRLFGYSSMVFATVLIGFLGFMVWAHHMFTVGLGPIANAIFAVATMAIAVPTGIKIFNWLLTMWGGSISFTTPMLYAVAFIPTFVAGGVTGIMNAAATADYQFHDTYFVVAHFHYVIVGGVVFALLAGTHYYWPKMFGTMLNDFLGKIAFWLFFIGFHLTFFIQHFLGLMGMPRRIWKFLPGQGLETGNLISSIGAGFMGVAVIVLLVNVIMTQVKGVKVSNDPWGDGRTIEWAIPSPPPFYNFKQTPLIRGLDAYWLEKMEGKKDLTPAEPIGDIHMPNNSILPVIISLGLFIAAFGAMYHPDGDKAWAIPVLVIGMLITLGAMFFRSVIDDHGYHVHKEDLMDDDKGGKA from the coding sequence GTGAGTAGCTATGCACAGAAAAAAGGCTTCGGCGCGACTGTTTGGGACTATTTAACAACAGTAGACCATAAAAAGATCGCCATCCTTTACCTTATGGCTGGAGGATTCTTCTTCTTAGTCGGTGGATTAGAAGCTCTTATCATTCGTATACAGCTTGCTGTTCCTAACAATGACTTTGTTAGTGCCGGCTTATACAACGAAGTTTTAACAATGCACGGTACAACGATGATTTTCTTAGCGGCCATGCCGTTAATATTCGCATTCATGAATGCGGTTGTACCTTTACAAATCGGTGCTCGTGACGTTGCATTTCCTTTCCTGAATTCATTAGGTTTTTGGTTATTCTTCGCAGGTGGAGTTTTCCTTAACCTTTCATGGTTCTTAGGTGGAGCACCAGATGCCGGGTGGACTTCATATGCTTCACTCTCAATGGCATCCAAAGGACATGGGATTGATTTCTATGTACTGGGGCTACAGATTTCAGGTGCAGGTACATTAATAGGTGGGATCAACTTCCTTGTAACCATCATTAATATGCGGGCTCCGGGTATGACATACATGCGTATGCCGCTATTTACCTGGACAGTATTTGTTACTTCGGCGCTTATTTTATTCGCGTTCCCTGCTTTAACGGTAGGATTATTCTTAATGTTATTTGATCGTATGTTCGGATCGAATTTCTTTGATGTAGCGAATGGCGGTAACACCATTATTTGGGAGCATTTCTTCTGGATATTTGGTCACCCTGAGGTATACATCCTTGTATTACCTGCTTTCGGAATTTTCTCTGAGATCATTCCACACTTCTCTAGAAAACGTTTATTCGGTTACTCATCCATGGTATTTGCGACCGTACTTATCGGTTTCTTAGGATTCATGGTATGGGCTCACCATATGTTTACAGTAGGTCTTGGACCAATCGCAAACGCAATCTTCGCCGTTGCGACAATGGCCATTGCCGTTCCAACAGGTATCAAAATCTTTAACTGGCTCCTTACCATGTGGGGAGGAAGCATAAGTTTCACTACACCAATGCTCTACGCAGTAGCGTTTATCCCTACTTTCGTAGCAGGTGGTGTAACCGGAATCATGAACGCAGCTGCAACAGCTGACTATCAGTTCCATGATACGTATTTCGTTGTTGCCCATTTCCACTACGTAATCGTAGGTGGTGTAGTATTTGCCCTATTGGCAGGTACTCACTATTACTGGCCAAAAATGTTCGGTACAATGTTAAATGATTTCTTAGGGAAAATCGCTTTCTGGTTATTCTTTATCGGATTCCACTTAACATTCTTCATTCAGCATTTCCTTGGTTTAATGGGTATGCCTCGTCGTATTTGGAAGTTCTTGCCTGGTCAAGGGTTAGAAACAGGAAACTTAATCTCTTCTATTGGAGCAGGCTTCATGGGAGTCGCGGTTATTGTACTTCTTGTTAACGTCATCATGACTCAAGTAAAAGGGGTTAAAGTTTCTAATGACCCATGGGGAGACGGACGTACCATTGAATGGGCGATTCCATCACCACCACCATTCTATAACTTTAAGCAAACTCCGCTTATCCGTGGTTTAGATGCTTATTGGTTAGAAAAAATGGAAGGTAAAAAAGATCTAACACCAGCAGAACCTATCGGAGACATCCATATGCCGAATAACTCGATTTTACCGGTAATCATTTCACTAGGGTTATTCATAGCAGCATTTGGTGCTATGTATCATCCGGATGGTGATAAAGCATGGGCAATCCCTGTGCTTGTAATTGGAATGCTTATCACATTAGGTGCAATGTTCTTCCGTTCTGTAATTGATGATCATGGATATCATGTTCATAAAGAAGATTTAATGGATGATGATAAAGGGGGTAAGGCATAA
- a CDS encoding cytochrome (ubi)quinol oxidase subunit III: MHAEEKFTPKTWPASPEKATLEGKNKFMGFWFFLGGETVLFGSLFATYLALKDKVPSDSHALAADIFDLPLAFIATMLLLTSSLTSVYAMYHMKNYNFQRMQAWLLVTVLLGAAFLVLEIYEFNHYVHEYGHTFTSSAFGSAFYTLVGFHGGHVAFGLLWIVSLMLRNAKRGLNLYNAPKFYLASLYWHFIDVVWVFIFTVVYLMGMVG; the protein is encoded by the coding sequence ATGCATGCTGAAGAAAAATTCACGCCAAAGACCTGGCCAGCCTCCCCTGAAAAGGCAACCCTTGAGGGGAAAAACAAGTTTATGGGCTTTTGGTTTTTCCTTGGGGGAGAAACGGTTCTTTTCGGATCTCTTTTCGCCACATATTTAGCGCTTAAAGACAAAGTTCCTAGTGACAGTCATGCACTTGCTGCTGACATCTTTGATTTACCACTTGCATTCATTGCAACTATGTTACTTTTAACAAGTTCTCTTACAAGTGTTTATGCAATGTATCATATGAAGAACTATAACTTCCAACGCATGCAGGCTTGGTTATTAGTCACGGTTCTTCTAGGTGCTGCTTTCCTTGTATTAGAGATTTATGAGTTTAATCATTACGTACATGAATACGGGCATACTTTTACTAGTAGTGCATTTGGTTCAGCCTTCTACACACTAGTTGGATTCCACGGAGGGCACGTAGCTTTCGGTCTTCTATGGATTGTAAGCTTAATGCTTCGTAACGCTAAACGTGGCTTAAACCTTTACAATGCTCCAAAGTTCTATTTAGCTTCTCTATACTGGCACTTTATCGACGTTGTATGGGTATTTATCTTTACAGTAGTATACTTAATGGGAATGGTGGGATAA
- the ctaF gene encoding cytochrome c oxidase subunit IVB — MANQQSNSGNPSVDYEYRRKKNAEDMRMQITSFMLMIFLTLVAFIAVAGDFDKYFIVPFILLLAVVQLIFQLYYFMHMSHKGHEAPALFLYSGALVAFITVLAFVTIVWI; from the coding sequence ATGGCGAATCAACAATCAAATTCAGGTAACCCAAGTGTAGATTACGAATATCGTCGTAAGAAAAATGCAGAGGACATGAGAATGCAAATTACATCCTTCATGTTAATGATTTTCTTAACATTGGTGGCGTTCATTGCAGTGGCAGGTGATTTTGATAAGTACTTTATTGTACCTTTCATCCTCTTACTTGCAGTCGTTCAACTAATTTTTCAACTTTATTACTTCATGCATATGAGTCATAAAGGTCATGAAGCTCCTGCATTATTCCTGTACTCTGGTGCACTTGTTGCATTTATCACAGTGTTAGCATTTGTAACGATTGTATGGATCTAA
- the ctaG gene encoding cytochrome c oxidase assembly factor CtaG, which translates to MPLGIFGFMALWSPFFILALVFITVVYFLITVKWRDGFKESEKLTSKEATYFILAMVLLYGIKGSPVEVLGTILFSAHMTQMALLYLVVTPLLVLGIPKWVWKAAVELPVVKQVFKFMTKPLISLLSFNIIFSIYHIPLVFDNVRTDATLHGLATVILFLLSLFMWWPLLNPVDDDIDLSGLKRIGYILGSAVLLTPACGLIIFAENPLYAPYYDPQEFLKALALCVPVNTLEGLTLTGPELFTDMSTQNDQQLGGVIMKIVQEIVFGVMLFNLFFQWYRQDQEKQEKLSYDPVDPKLTEQ; encoded by the coding sequence ATGCCTTTGGGTATTTTTGGTTTTATGGCTTTATGGAGCCCATTCTTTATATTGGCTTTAGTATTTATTACGGTCGTGTATTTCTTGATCACTGTCAAATGGAGAGACGGCTTTAAAGAAAGTGAAAAATTGACCAGCAAAGAAGCCACTTATTTTATTCTGGCAATGGTCCTATTATATGGAATTAAGGGTTCGCCGGTGGAGGTACTAGGTACCATTTTATTTTCTGCTCATATGACTCAGATGGCGTTACTATATTTAGTGGTCACTCCACTGCTCGTATTGGGAATTCCTAAATGGGTCTGGAAAGCTGCAGTTGAGTTACCGGTGGTTAAGCAAGTATTTAAGTTTATGACAAAACCATTGATCTCTTTACTATCTTTCAATATCATCTTTTCGATTTATCATATCCCTCTAGTGTTTGATAATGTCAGAACTGATGCGACTCTTCACGGTTTGGCAACCGTTATACTATTCTTATTATCTTTATTTATGTGGTGGCCTTTACTAAATCCAGTGGATGACGATATTGACTTAAGCGGGCTCAAGCGTATTGGATATATTCTTGGGAGTGCAGTCTTATTGACTCCTGCATGCGGATTGATCATTTTTGCAGAGAATCCTTTATATGCCCCTTACTATGATCCACAGGAGTTTCTTAAAGCGTTGGCACTATGTGTACCTGTTAACACTCTGGAAGGGTTGACGCTGACTGGTCCGGAGCTATTTACGGATATGTCTACACAAAATGATCAACAGCTTGGCGGAGTGATCATGAAGATTGTTCAGGAAATTGTATTTGGAGTTATGCTGTTCAACCTGTTTTTTCAATGGTATCGCCAAGATCAGGAGAAACAAGAAAAGCTCTCCTATGATCCCGTTGATCCTAAGTTGACAGAACAGTAA
- a CDS encoding DUF420 domain-containing protein, with product MGLPILPTISTTFIVLSAVTVAIGWWQIKQRRIEQHQKTMTLAGIFALIFFIIYMSRTIFVGNTSFGGPDSIKIYYTIFLVFHITLATTGAVFGLMSLWTGYKDRLARHRKLGPITSFIWFFTAITGVAVYLLLYVFYKGGETTSVIRAILGY from the coding sequence ATGGGTTTACCTATTTTACCTACCATTAGTACCACCTTTATCGTGTTAAGTGCAGTCACAGTTGCGATTGGCTGGTGGCAGATTAAACAGAGAAGAATTGAGCAACATCAAAAAACCATGACACTTGCAGGTATTTTTGCGCTTATTTTTTTCATTATTTATATGAGTAGAACGATTTTTGTTGGAAACACGTCCTTTGGCGGCCCCGATAGCATCAAGATTTATTATACGATTTTCCTTGTTTTCCATATAACTTTGGCTACAACCGGGGCAGTATTTGGCTTGATGAGCTTGTGGACGGGCTATAAAGACCGTTTAGCAAGGCACCGTAAGCTGGGGCCGATTACGAGTTTTATCTGGTTCTTTACGGCTATTACAGGAGTCGCTGTGTATCTGCTTCTTTACGTATTCTATAAAGGCGGAGAAACAACTTCTGTCATTCGGGCAATACTCGGATATTAA
- a CDS encoding GNAT family N-acetyltransferase: MITKLNHGQFEESLQLSEYAFQYVVPSEDRKRRLQQTKDHTVYGIYEEENLAAKLHLIPLQIQLGEHVYPMGGIAGVATYPEFRRRGYVRQLMNHSLRKMKEDGTVLSMLHPFSIDFYRKFGWEVFASFHKIQLEKKDLVPLKPYSGSIRRYKKDTYPNDLESIYDRYAVQHNGMLVRSKNWWRERSITDLWIAIYYNDAGEATGYLTYEVKKEKMKVEEFVPLTSDARIGLWNFICQHDSMVNEAELILNPCEVLPMMLKDPRIKVEKHPYFMARIVDVQNFLKRYVKEIDFPYQLVFSITDSTADWNNSIFILNKNEVMVGEKIEAPISLDIKAFTALIFGVHTPEELVQMGKLQAGEEDIHKLQSLSQGKPPFFYDFF, from the coding sequence ATGATTACAAAATTGAATCACGGGCAGTTTGAAGAATCTTTACAGTTATCCGAATATGCGTTTCAATATGTAGTACCAAGTGAAGACAGGAAGAGACGCCTTCAACAGACCAAAGATCATACTGTTTATGGAATATATGAAGAAGAGAACTTAGCTGCGAAGCTTCATTTGATCCCGCTCCAAATCCAGCTGGGTGAACATGTGTATCCGATGGGAGGTATTGCCGGAGTGGCCACCTATCCTGAGTTCAGAAGAAGAGGGTATGTGCGCCAATTAATGAATCATTCATTACGGAAGATGAAGGAAGATGGCACAGTCCTGTCCATGCTTCATCCATTTTCCATTGATTTCTATCGGAAATTTGGATGGGAAGTATTTGCATCTTTCCACAAGATACAGCTTGAGAAGAAGGATCTTGTACCATTAAAGCCTTACAGTGGCAGTATCAGGAGATATAAGAAGGATACATACCCAAATGACTTGGAATCGATTTATGATCGCTATGCGGTGCAGCATAACGGGATGCTGGTACGTTCAAAAAACTGGTGGAGGGAAAGGAGTATCACCGATCTGTGGATAGCGATATATTATAACGATGCAGGGGAAGCAACCGGATACCTTACTTATGAAGTGAAAAAGGAAAAGATGAAGGTGGAAGAGTTTGTTCCACTGACAAGTGATGCCAGAATTGGTTTATGGAACTTCATTTGTCAGCATGACTCCATGGTGAATGAAGCTGAACTTATATTGAACCCCTGTGAAGTGTTACCAATGATGTTGAAGGACCCAAGAATTAAAGTGGAGAAGCACCCATACTTCATGGCTAGAATCGTCGATGTACAAAACTTCTTGAAGAGATATGTAAAAGAGATCGATTTTCCGTATCAACTTGTATTCTCCATTACGGATTCGACAGCGGATTGGAATAACAGCATTTTTATTCTTAATAAAAATGAAGTGATGGTTGGTGAAAAGATTGAGGCACCGATTTCGCTGGACATCAAAGCTTTCACAGCATTGATCTTTGGAGTGCATACCCCAGAGGAACTGGTCCAAATGGGAAAACTTCAGGCTGGTGAGGAGGATATTCATAAGCTCCAATCCTTATCCCAGGGGAAGCCTCCATTCTTTTACGATTTCTTTTAA
- the ytvI gene encoding sporulation integral membrane protein YtvI, with the protein MSKFFTKKVLLITLITLILAIVAIFILPVSVPLITAIITALFLEPAVRFIQNRFSAKRRMAVLSVFILFLLLISVSSFFVTTKVVGEGIKLIEDAPKYVNQLSDIWLDYEDRLLNATEDLPDELVRSFSEDVQSFLNSGKTKILNSVNIEKISVFLSYIPNYLVSFLVYLIALFLFMLDLPRIKKSIYGHLTERTAEKVAFMTSRLTYVIFGFFKAQFLVSIIIFVVSLIGLLFIAPEVAIVMSIIIWVIDFIPLIGSIVILAPWAIFHLLTGSIALGTQLAVLAAILLIIRRTVEPKVMGTHIGLSPLATLIAMYLGLKLFGVLGFIIGPLILIVFNSAKEAGIIKTNFKL; encoded by the coding sequence TTGTCCAAGTTTTTCACGAAAAAAGTTTTATTGATCACACTTATCACCTTAATACTGGCTATAGTTGCTATTTTTATATTACCTGTTTCAGTCCCCTTGATTACTGCGATTATAACAGCTCTTTTCCTTGAGCCTGCCGTTAGATTTATACAAAATCGTTTCTCTGCAAAACGCCGAATGGCGGTACTTTCAGTTTTTATCCTGTTCCTGCTACTTATAAGCGTATCCTCGTTCTTCGTTACTACAAAAGTCGTTGGGGAAGGTATTAAGCTGATAGAAGATGCACCGAAATATGTAAACCAATTAAGCGATATTTGGCTTGATTACGAGGATCGCCTGCTGAATGCGACAGAGGATCTTCCTGATGAACTAGTGAGAAGCTTCAGTGAAGACGTACAAAGCTTTTTAAATAGTGGAAAGACGAAGATTCTCAACTCTGTCAATATTGAAAAGATAAGTGTGTTTTTGTCTTATATACCCAATTACTTAGTGAGTTTTCTCGTATACTTAATTGCTCTCTTTCTTTTCATGTTGGACTTACCTCGAATTAAGAAATCCATTTATGGTCACCTGACAGAAAGAACAGCAGAGAAAGTGGCGTTTATGACTTCCCGACTCACCTATGTGATTTTTGGATTCTTTAAAGCGCAATTCCTGGTGAGTATCATCATCTTTGTCGTTTCCTTGATTGGACTTCTATTCATCGCTCCAGAAGTTGCGATCGTGATGTCGATTATCATATGGGTGATTGATTTTATTCCGTTGATAGGATCAATCGTCATTTTGGCACCGTGGGCTATTTTCCATCTGCTTACAGGAAGTATCGCATTAGGAACTCAATTAGCAGTATTGGCAGCCATTCTACTTATCATAAGAAGAACAGTAGAGCCTAAAGTGATGGGAACCCATATTGGTTTGTCCCCGCTTGCTACATTAATCGCCATGTACCTCGGACTAAAGCTCTTTGGGGTATTGGGCTTTATTATCGGGCCGCTCATCCTTATCGTGTTTAATTCGGCTAAAGAGGCGGGTATTATAAAAACGAATTTCAAATTATGA
- a CDS encoding YugN family protein, translating to MRFEGTEFESLKVDLNRLDEIMESHGLVRAGQWDYERVTYDRKFEIREGIFYLRIQGLATEGDIGKHDAVIQLMTPLLGKHYYPHGIEYGEGEEFPKHLITSCEKLIADVKKEATNFAW from the coding sequence ATGCGTTTTGAAGGAACTGAATTTGAAAGCTTAAAAGTGGACTTAAACCGGTTAGACGAGATTATGGAATCTCACGGACTTGTTCGTGCAGGTCAATGGGATTATGAAAGAGTGACGTACGATCGTAAATTCGAAATCAGGGAAGGAATCTTCTATTTACGAATCCAAGGTCTTGCTACTGAGGGAGATATCGGAAAGCATGACGCCGTTATTCAACTTATGACTCCATTATTAGGAAAACATTACTACCCACACGGTATAGAATACGGGGAAGGTGAAGAATTCCCTAAACATCTGATCACTTCTTGTGAAAAACTTATTGCAGATGTTAAAAAAGAAGCAACGAACTTTGCCTGGTAA
- a CDS encoding CBS domain-containing protein: MTKIRDLMTKDIETCSLLDNVYEVALKMKEHNVGSIPIVDGDKIVGMMTDRDIVLRCIAEKHPASSKVEDIMSQHLITVGPDTEASEAAHVMAEHQIRRLPVVEGDRLIGMISLGDFAIRESLGRQAYVALENISESNFRNKPF, translated from the coding sequence ATGACAAAAATCAGGGACTTGATGACAAAGGATATTGAAACTTGTTCGTTACTGGACAATGTGTATGAGGTTGCTTTAAAAATGAAAGAACACAATGTAGGATCCATTCCCATCGTGGATGGTGATAAGATTGTGGGAATGATGACCGACAGGGATATCGTCCTCCGCTGTATTGCTGAAAAACATCCTGCTTCTTCAAAAGTAGAAGACATCATGAGTCAACACCTAATAACCGTAGGACCTGACACCGAAGCATCAGAAGCGGCCCACGTCATGGCTGAGCATCAGATACGAAGACTTCCAGTCGTCGAGGGAGATCGATTGATCGGCATGATATCTTTAGGGGATTTTGCTATTAGGGAGTCTCTGGGCAGACAGGCCTATGTTGCGTTAGAAAACATATCCGAATCAAACTTCAGAAATAAACCGTTTTAA